From a region of the Paenibacillus sp. FSL R10-2734 genome:
- a CDS encoding sugar ABC transporter substrate-binding protein — MMKKWSLIVLSLLVVIALSACSGNGGNTAQSSSNSGGNSGTPKGKITFAYWGAQSEADAIKQAIDNFKKTYPDIQVESQWIQKDYLTKLQTMIAGGTAPDVMLISAGDLPGFANAFQEIEVDGSVFSSASLLDSMSVDGKVYAAPFIIKPKVMAINVDLFEKNNIPLPSKTEPMTTDEFNDISKKLTAGEGATKVFGSEPLYLGNWIYAFGGQFYSDDLTKSALGEPEAIKAAEYMVASKLEGIVPNDTEKQGQNMMNWYLGGRIGMFTDFGPWYLPQMAEVQSFKWDLVPFPGGGGSKEVNGLALSKDSKNAEAAKIFINHLTQNEETQKIIGGNKNAYGIPVLSSATSAFEAIYPDKNLKAFVLAAEKQHSQEAQKRTNEIGNEMKAIDDTTPIGIGQKDVKEVFPQVAEKINKILQQN, encoded by the coding sequence ATGATGAAAAAATGGTCTTTGATTGTTTTATCTCTGCTTGTTGTAATTGCTTTATCCGCTTGCTCCGGCAACGGAGGAAACACAGCCCAAAGCTCCTCAAACTCTGGCGGTAACAGCGGGACACCTAAAGGGAAAATTACGTTTGCTTATTGGGGAGCCCAGTCAGAGGCTGACGCCATTAAGCAGGCAATAGATAACTTTAAGAAGACATATCCAGATATCCAAGTAGAAAGTCAGTGGATTCAAAAGGATTATCTGACGAAATTACAGACGATGATTGCCGGAGGGACTGCACCGGATGTGATGCTGATCTCCGCAGGGGATTTACCTGGTTTTGCAAACGCTTTCCAAGAAATAGAAGTGGATGGCTCCGTCTTCAGCTCGGCTTCACTGCTTGATTCTATGAGTGTAGACGGTAAGGTTTACGCAGCGCCGTTCATTATTAAGCCTAAGGTTATGGCGATTAACGTGGATCTTTTTGAGAAGAATAACATTCCACTTCCAAGCAAAACCGAGCCTATGACGACTGATGAGTTCAACGATATCTCGAAGAAGCTCACAGCTGGAGAGGGTGCTACGAAGGTTTTTGGTTCCGAGCCGTTGTACCTAGGCAACTGGATCTATGCGTTCGGTGGGCAATTCTATAGTGATGATCTGACCAAATCGGCATTGGGTGAGCCTGAAGCAATTAAAGCTGCTGAGTATATGGTTGCTTCCAAGCTAGAGGGTATTGTACCGAATGATACGGAGAAACAAGGGCAGAACATGATGAACTGGTATCTCGGCGGCAGAATCGGTATGTTCACCGACTTCGGTCCTTGGTACCTGCCGCAGATGGCTGAAGTGCAAAGCTTTAAATGGGATCTTGTACCGTTCCCTGGAGGTGGCGGTTCCAAGGAAGTCAACGGCTTAGCACTCAGCAAGGATAGCAAGAATGCGGAAGCGGCTAAGATTTTCATTAATCACCTGACACAGAATGAAGAGACGCAGAAAATTATTGGTGGCAACAAAAATGCCTATGGAATTCCTGTTCTTAGCAGTGCTACTAGTGCATTTGAAGCCATTTATCCGGATAAGAACCTGAAAGCCTTCGTCCTTGCAGCGGAGAAGCAGCATTCACAGGAAGCTCAGAAGCGTACCAATGAGATCGGTAACGAGATGAAAGCTATTGACGATACGACACCGATCGGAATCGGTCAAAAGGATGTTAAGGAAGTATTCCCGCAGGTAGCAGAGAAGATTAATAAGATCCTACAACAAAACTAA
- a CDS encoding LacI family DNA-binding transcriptional regulator, producing MATIRDIASLAGVSPSTVSRVLNGDPSLSVLEDTRRKILSAAEQLHYKGSQRRPVTHAAQLKDYKIGLVTFCSEQFESEDPYYLSIRLQIEKEFNQLGLHITRTIRWVNHESYESLSGLDGLIVIGKFEFDPYNLFFSRIQNVVFVDYSPDEDRFDSVVNDFDKVTRIALDHLLGLGYTRIGLISSRDFINRFGSNSGTDSLDQRQSSFEAYMKQKNLYMPEHVHIGNNFSMSTGYQLMKEAIEKQNLPEAFLIGSDPMAIAAGRALKEAGIKVPKDVAIVGIDDIEMAAYANPPLTTVKIYTEQMGQSAVKMLLERIGGREVPLKIVLPSKLIIRSSCGAEIRPSQSS from the coding sequence TTGGCAACTATTCGTGATATCGCAAGTCTGGCAGGCGTTTCTCCATCTACAGTGTCCCGGGTGCTTAACGGAGATCCATCGTTATCGGTATTAGAGGATACAAGGAGAAAGATTCTTTCCGCTGCGGAACAACTGCATTATAAAGGTAGTCAGCGGCGCCCAGTAACTCATGCGGCACAGTTGAAGGATTATAAAATTGGATTGGTTACCTTTTGTTCGGAGCAATTTGAATCAGAGGACCCCTATTATTTGTCGATTAGACTGCAGATTGAGAAAGAGTTCAATCAGCTTGGCCTGCATATTACTCGTACCATCCGCTGGGTAAACCATGAATCGTATGAAAGCCTGTCGGGTTTAGATGGCCTTATTGTGATTGGAAAATTCGAGTTTGATCCTTATAATCTATTTTTTAGTCGGATACAGAACGTTGTGTTTGTGGATTACTCACCAGATGAGGATCGCTTTGATTCCGTGGTTAACGACTTCGACAAAGTAACTAGAATAGCATTAGATCATCTTCTAGGGCTTGGTTATACGAGAATCGGTCTAATCAGTTCGCGCGATTTCATTAACCGTTTTGGTTCCAACTCTGGTACAGATTCACTGGATCAGCGGCAAAGTAGCTTCGAAGCTTATATGAAGCAAAAGAACTTGTATATGCCGGAGCATGTCCACATAGGCAACAACTTTTCCATGTCCACTGGATACCAGCTCATGAAGGAAGCGATTGAGAAGCAGAACTTGCCGGAGGCCTTTCTGATCGGTTCGGACCCTATGGCCATTGCAGCCGGGAGGGCGCTGAAGGAAGCGGGCATAAAGGTTCCCAAAGATGTAGCAATTGTCGGCATTGATGATATTGAAATGGCCGCTTATGCCAATCCGCCTTTAACGACGGTGAAAATCTACACAGAACAGATGGGTCAGAGCGCTGTTAAGATGCTGCTGGAACGCATTGGTGGTAGAGAAGTGCCCTTAAAGATTGTACTTCCATCCAAGTTGATCATCAGAAGCAGCTGCGGTGCAGAAATCCGGCCATCACAAAGTAGTTAA
- a CDS encoding glycoside hydrolase family 36 protein — translation MKTLINNDCPHVAVISENPFFESTTTVEIIEENLFLIHIRLTALQKDYPPVCRIEWSIPAVDIHSLWHPGTDRNKAFQVDWGDGFQSKSTSLAPVASLFNLSGRNRMTFAFSDALNNVSIKAGIHEENSSFLCSVTLFEEALPKMDHYEATLRIDHRNIPYHKALGDVTLWWETLPGYKPAVVPDVALRPMYSTWYSFHQELNAAELEEQCRLAKEIGCDSIIVDDGWQTDDNNRGYAFTGDWEVYDGKIPDMKSHVEAVHRLDMKYMLWYSVPFVGKCSKVWGQFENKLLRVDEKLNAGVLDPRYPDVREYLIRTYEQAVTDWDIDGLKLDFVDSFRLSPDQKEGTAEGRDYASVPEAVDRLLSDVMDRLKAIKPDILIEFRQTYIGPLMRKYGNMFRANDCPNDSIQNRVRTLDLRLLSGNTAVHSDMIMFNPNEPLESAAMQLINVIFSVPQISLRLNDIGEDYLSMLRFWLAFSREYSDVLLKGALYPQQPELLYPLVTARKDDIQIIAIYADAVVPIEQDATQLFIVNGTYNEKLVIRSSLSPAHYEIQVKDCLGQLVSSQTQEINKGLLEVAVPKAGIISFTRVPNAL, via the coding sequence ATGAAAACTTTAATCAACAACGATTGTCCCCATGTAGCTGTAATTAGCGAGAACCCTTTCTTTGAAAGCACTACCACCGTTGAGATCATCGAGGAGAATCTTTTTCTGATTCATATCCGGTTAACAGCCTTGCAAAAAGATTATCCGCCCGTATGCCGTATAGAGTGGTCTATTCCCGCAGTTGATATCCATTCCCTGTGGCATCCGGGAACGGACCGCAATAAAGCCTTTCAGGTGGATTGGGGCGATGGTTTCCAATCCAAAAGCACTTCCCTCGCGCCAGTGGCTTCACTGTTCAACTTGAGCGGGCGGAACCGCATGACCTTTGCTTTTAGCGACGCCTTGAACAATGTGTCCATTAAAGCCGGTATCCATGAAGAGAATTCCAGCTTCCTATGCTCTGTAACCCTGTTCGAAGAAGCCCTACCGAAGATGGACCATTATGAAGCCACACTTCGGATCGACCATAGAAATATTCCTTACCATAAGGCGTTGGGGGATGTAACGTTATGGTGGGAGACCTTACCCGGCTATAAACCGGCCGTAGTTCCAGATGTAGCGCTGCGTCCTATGTACTCTACCTGGTATTCCTTCCATCAGGAGTTGAACGCCGCCGAATTAGAGGAGCAGTGTAGACTTGCAAAGGAAATCGGCTGTGACAGCATTATCGTTGATGATGGCTGGCAAACAGACGACAACAATCGAGGTTACGCCTTTACTGGCGACTGGGAGGTTTATGACGGTAAGATTCCAGACATGAAATCTCATGTCGAAGCTGTTCATCGACTCGACATGAAATATATGCTCTGGTATTCCGTTCCGTTTGTAGGCAAATGCAGCAAGGTATGGGGTCAATTTGAGAACAAGCTGCTTCGCGTAGATGAAAAGTTGAACGCCGGGGTGCTTGATCCTCGTTACCCAGATGTACGGGAGTATTTGATCCGCACCTATGAACAGGCCGTTACAGACTGGGATATCGACGGACTGAAACTGGATTTCGTGGACAGCTTTAGGCTCAGTCCAGATCAGAAGGAAGGAACTGCAGAGGGTAGGGATTATGCATCGGTACCGGAAGCGGTTGACCGCTTGCTCTCCGATGTTATGGATCGACTAAAAGCCATCAAGCCTGATATTCTGATTGAATTCCGCCAGACCTATATAGGCCCTCTGATGCGAAAATACGGCAATATGTTCCGAGCGAACGACTGCCCGAATGACTCTATTCAGAACAGAGTTCGTACGCTTGACCTACGTCTTCTGTCAGGAAATACAGCTGTTCATTCCGATATGATCATGTTTAACCCGAATGAACCTTTAGAGAGTGCGGCCATGCAATTGATCAACGTGATCTTCTCTGTTCCGCAAATCTCCCTGCGTCTTAATGACATCGGGGAAGATTATTTATCTATGCTACGTTTTTGGTTAGCTTTCAGTAGAGAGTATAGCGATGTTCTGCTCAAAGGAGCGTTATACCCACAGCAACCGGAGTTACTATATCCTTTAGTGACTGCACGAAAAGACGACATACAAATCATTGCTATCTATGCCGATGCTGTTGTTCCTATAGAACAGGACGCTACCCAATTATTCATTGTGAACGGAACCTATAACGAAAAGTTAGTCATCCGAAGCTCCCTTTCCCCTGCACACTACGAGATACAGGTGAAAGATTGCCTCGGACAACTAGTCAGCTCACAAACGCAGGAGATCAACAAAGGATTGCTTGAAGTGGCAGTTCCTAAGGCGGGGATCATTAGCTTCACCCGAGTGCCGAACGCGCTGTAA
- a CDS encoding arsenate reductase family protein, whose translation MSKLKVYQYPKCSTCRSAVKWLQGQGHELELQHIAEQPPTVEELRELLANSGLELKKFFNTSGEVYKSLGLKDKMAQLSEQEKLELLASHGMLNKRPIVTDGVKVTVGFKEDQYAEAWTNTSSKA comes from the coding sequence ATGAGCAAACTAAAAGTATATCAATATCCAAAATGCAGCACCTGCCGCAGCGCAGTGAAATGGCTACAAGGGCAAGGTCATGAGCTAGAGCTTCAGCACATCGCAGAACAGCCACCTACCGTTGAGGAACTGCGTGAATTGCTGGCCAATAGCGGTCTTGAACTGAAAAAGTTTTTTAATACAAGCGGTGAAGTCTATAAATCTTTGGGTCTTAAGGACAAAATGGCACAGCTTAGTGAGCAGGAGAAGCTTGAGCTGCTCGCGAGCCATGGCATGCTAAACAAACGTCCGATTGTCACTGATGGAGTTAAAGTTACGGTCGGATTTAAAGAAGATCAATATGCTGAAGCTTGGACTAATACTTCTTCCAAGGCATAA
- a CDS encoding RluA family pseudouridine synthase — translation MTSYYSPITYIIPPEEDDWLLKTILHKRMDVSRKLLSRLKQTEQGITLNGERVYISVHVKAGDIVQIRMETETSDDILPQPIPFEILFEDEHLLVVNKAAGIIVHPTHGHYTDTLANGVVHYWAQKNERFRFRPVHRLDQETSGVLVIAKNPYSHQHISEQMIAGTVDKRYAAFVHGAPAEPFGDIDGPIDRDPEEPHRRIVTPDGYPSLTRYEVKTVYAQGSKVELKLESGRTHQIRVHMTSIGCPLIGDSMYRHELYNLPELTSTQSEQLESIAALDASIPRQALHAVRLTFKHPVLLQEMIFEAPLPPDMAALEEILEQGTIANLR, via the coding sequence ATGACAAGCTATTATTCACCTATTACTTACATCATACCTCCTGAAGAGGATGACTGGCTCTTGAAGACGATTCTGCATAAACGGATGGATGTTTCACGCAAATTATTATCACGCCTTAAGCAGACAGAACAAGGCATTACATTAAATGGAGAGCGTGTTTATATCAGCGTACATGTTAAAGCGGGAGATATTGTTCAGATTCGCATGGAGACGGAGACTTCGGATGATATTTTACCACAGCCGATTCCCTTTGAAATTCTATTTGAGGATGAGCATCTACTCGTTGTAAACAAGGCTGCAGGGATCATCGTGCATCCCACACACGGACATTACACAGATACGCTTGCCAACGGAGTAGTTCATTATTGGGCACAAAAGAATGAACGGTTCCGCTTCCGACCAGTTCATCGTCTGGACCAGGAAACCTCCGGTGTGTTAGTCATCGCCAAGAACCCATATAGCCATCAGCATATTTCCGAGCAGATGATTGCGGGCACTGTGGACAAACGTTATGCTGCATTTGTTCATGGTGCTCCTGCCGAGCCGTTCGGCGATATCGATGGGCCTATTGACCGTGATCCCGAGGAGCCGCATCGGCGCATCGTAACACCGGATGGATACCCATCCTTGACTCGTTACGAGGTTAAAACCGTATACGCACAAGGTTCAAAAGTTGAATTAAAGCTGGAGAGTGGGCGTACCCATCAGATCCGGGTCCATATGACCTCAATCGGCTGTCCTCTGATTGGCGACAGCATGTATCGTCATGAGCTGTATAATCTACCGGAACTGACCTCAACTCAAAGTGAACAGTTGGAGTCCATTGCAGCACTAGATGCTTCCATCCCACGTCAAGCACTGCATGCGGTGCGTCTGACGTTCAAGCATCCAGTGCTGCTGCAAGAAATGATCTTCGAAGCCCCATTGCCGCCTGATATGGCGGCTTTGGAGGAAATATTGGAGCAAGGAACGATAGCGAATTTGAGGTAA
- a CDS encoding cob(I)yrinic acid a,c-diamide adenosyltransferase yields the protein MVIYTRTGDAGQTSVIGGRVGKDDVRVEAYGTIDELNCFVGQARSLMEDDKFDDVREQLLEIQHELFDCGTDLAFIKLADGGKYMVTNEMAKRLEGWIDDLQAENPPLEKFILPGGSPLASVLHVCRTVCRRAERRAVTLGRNADINPEAVIYLNRLSDYFFALARTANTRAGITDVEYIRSKKVFRD from the coding sequence ATGGTGATCTATACACGTACGGGTGATGCAGGTCAAACTTCGGTGATTGGCGGCCGGGTTGGTAAGGATGATGTCCGAGTTGAAGCATACGGAACCATCGATGAACTGAATTGCTTTGTAGGGCAGGCACGGAGCCTGATGGAGGACGATAAGTTTGATGATGTACGCGAGCAGCTGCTGGAAATTCAGCATGAGCTATTCGATTGCGGGACCGATCTGGCATTTATTAAGCTAGCTGATGGTGGTAAATATATGGTAACAAACGAGATGGCTAAACGGCTGGAGGGCTGGATTGATGATCTTCAAGCAGAGAATCCACCGCTAGAAAAATTCATCCTCCCTGGGGGCAGCCCGCTAGCTTCAGTTCTACATGTGTGCCGGACCGTTTGTCGCCGGGCGGAACGTCGGGCAGTTACACTTGGGCGAAATGCGGACATTAACCCGGAAGCGGTTATTTATTTGAACCGGTTATCGGATTATTTCTTTGCACTGGCTAGGACGGCTAATACACGGGCAGGGATTACTGATGTAGAATACATTCGCAGTAAAAAGGTGTTCCGGGACTAA
- a CDS encoding amidohydrolase family protein, producing MDAFKQAILDSPRPDHRHRIEHVQTATTEDLIRMHELGVAGSFFINHVYYWGDRHEQIFLGPERGRRINPLAEAAAHNVLFTLHSDDPVTPVSPLFSVWVAVNRLTSNGKILGPEQRIDVVTALRAMTSYGAKLIFEEDDVGTIELGKRADFAILAEDPTTTDPLNLKDISIVGTLIDGQIVYDNGLNLIKNNMA from the coding sequence TTGGATGCATTCAAGCAGGCAATTCTAGATAGCCCGCGTCCTGATCATCGTCACCGGATTGAGCATGTTCAGACAGCTACCACTGAAGATCTGATCCGAATGCATGAATTAGGTGTTGCAGGCTCTTTTTTTATCAATCATGTGTATTACTGGGGCGACCGACATGAACAGATATTTCTAGGACCAGAGCGGGGGCGACGAATCAATCCTTTAGCAGAAGCGGCAGCACACAATGTATTATTTACGCTTCATTCAGATGATCCAGTAACTCCTGTCTCGCCTCTGTTCTCGGTATGGGTAGCCGTAAATCGCTTAACTAGCAATGGCAAGATTCTAGGCCCGGAGCAGCGAATCGATGTAGTAACGGCGCTGCGCGCAATGACCTCTTACGGGGCGAAACTGATTTTTGAAGAAGATGATGTGGGGACGATCGAGCTTGGCAAGCGAGCTGATTTTGCTATATTAGCTGAAGATCCTACGACTACTGATCCGCTTAACCTTAAAGATATTTCTATCGTGGGTACGCTGATTGACGGGCAGATTGTCTATGATAATGGTCTTAACCTAATTAAAAATAACATGGCATAG
- a CDS encoding amidohydrolase family protein: MVDLELLIVNANVLTLDEENKKAGSVGVTNGRITGIWSEKKPPSNEVNITERTKCIDLQGATLLPGFIDTHNHMISAIMLRQYLDCKSPPNRDISDIKSQIKERALNVEKGSWIVGFGYDDTALSDMRHPTKKDLDEAAPEHPVIIYHISGHLGVANSLALEIAGVDEQTNDPEGGSFGRDEKGRLNGILYEGTAQAVGAYAPEPSEQELLSLISEESLSYLSQGITTNTDAKIGITNEIDDLELCFKAIKQGQLPMHMKLMIASDRLREGSQMGSMTAREVDAYIRKRSGGRASLDSAKMFQDGSIQGLTGALREPYFNDPGVSGDLIHAQEELNAEVKDLHDRGFRMRSTGMEIVR, translated from the coding sequence ATGGTTGATTTGGAGTTGTTGATCGTAAATGCAAATGTGTTGACCCTAGATGAGGAAAATAAGAAGGCAGGATCTGTAGGCGTCACGAATGGAAGGATTACGGGGATTTGGTCAGAAAAGAAGCCACCCTCAAATGAAGTGAATATTACTGAAAGAACTAAGTGTATTGATCTACAGGGTGCAACCTTGCTTCCTGGATTTATAGATACCCATAATCACATGATCAGCGCTATTATGCTCAGACAATATCTAGATTGTAAAAGTCCACCAAATCGTGATATCTCCGATATCAAGTCCCAGATCAAAGAGAGAGCCTTAAATGTAGAGAAAGGCAGCTGGATTGTGGGTTTTGGATATGATGATACCGCCTTATCAGATATGAGACATCCAACGAAAAAAGATCTTGATGAAGCGGCACCAGAGCATCCAGTGATCATTTATCATATTTCCGGACATTTGGGAGTGGCTAACTCTCTAGCTCTGGAAATAGCGGGCGTAGATGAGCAAACAAATGATCCTGAAGGTGGAAGTTTTGGTAGGGACGAGAAGGGGCGTCTTAATGGGATTCTCTACGAGGGGACGGCGCAAGCGGTTGGTGCTTATGCTCCAGAGCCTAGCGAGCAGGAGCTTCTTTCTTTAATTAGTGAAGAGTCGTTGTCCTATTTATCGCAGGGGATTACAACGAATACAGATGCGAAGATTGGAATAACCAATGAGATAGATGATTTGGAATTGTGTTTCAAGGCCATTAAGCAAGGACAACTCCCTATGCATATGAAATTGATGATAGCGAGTGATAGGCTTCGCGAAGGCAGCCAAATGGGTTCAATGACAGCGCGGGAAGTGGATGCGTATATTCGCAAACGCTCTGGAGGCCGTGCTTCATTAGATAGTGCCAAAATGTTCCAAGATGGTTCTATTCAAGGACTGACCGGAGCGCTTCGTGAGCCGTATTTCAATGATCCGGGTGTGTCAGGGGATCTCATTCATGCTCAGGAAGAATTAAATGCTGAAGTGAAAGACTTGCATGACAGAGGTTTTCGTATGCGATCCACGGGAATGGAGATCGTGCGATAG
- a CDS encoding aspartyl-phosphate phosphatase Spo0E family protein — protein sequence MSSKGDASARILSLEDEIRILRTKMEQLFLQEKSFTSDNVIEISSLLDLKINEYMKGHPGRK from the coding sequence CTGTCCTCCAAGGGTGATGCTTCTGCTCGCATTCTCTCACTGGAAGATGAAATCAGAATACTCCGTACCAAGATGGAGCAGCTTTTTTTGCAGGAAAAATCATTCACTTCAGATAATGTGATTGAAATTAGCAGTTTACTGGATCTCAAGATAAATGAATACATGAAAGGGCACCCGGGCAGGAAATAA
- a CDS encoding aminotransferase class I/II-fold pyridoxal phosphate-dependent enzyme has translation MITNKTQLTGEDSKSMNSYLAPLVQQIQPSGIRKFFDLAAGSKDIISLGVGEPDFKTPWHVREACVYSLERGFTGYTSNAGMPELREGIANYLHTRFAVEYDPANQIIATVGGSEAIDLALRALITPGDEILIPEPCYISYSPITAIGGGIPVGIETIGENDFKLTAESLEAKITPRSKVLILCYPSNPTGSVMTREDWEPIAKVVEKHDLIVISDEIYAELSYGINHVSFASLPGMMDRTILVSGFSKAFAMTGWRMGYACGHPDLISAMLKIHQYTVMCAPSMGQVAALEALTNGMEEKDRMVDSYNQRRRLIVKGLRDAGLECHEPQGAFYAFPSVRKTGLTSDQFAQRLLLEYKVAAVPGSVFGLGGEGYLRCSYATSVSQLNEAVERIGAFVTQLERERME, from the coding sequence ATGATCACGAATAAAACGCAGCTAACCGGAGAAGACAGCAAATCAATGAATTCTTATTTGGCACCGCTAGTTCAGCAAATTCAGCCTTCGGGTATTCGCAAGTTTTTTGATCTGGCTGCTGGCAGCAAGGATATTATATCACTTGGAGTCGGGGAGCCAGATTTCAAGACCCCGTGGCATGTCAGAGAAGCTTGTGTTTATTCACTGGAGAGAGGGTTTACAGGCTATACATCCAATGCAGGAATGCCTGAGCTGCGGGAGGGAATTGCGAACTATTTGCACACCCGTTTTGCAGTGGAGTATGATCCTGCCAATCAAATTATAGCAACGGTCGGCGGTAGCGAGGCCATAGATCTGGCTCTACGCGCGTTGATCACGCCAGGCGATGAAATTCTTATACCGGAACCTTGCTATATTTCCTATTCGCCGATAACGGCTATTGGCGGGGGAATTCCTGTAGGTATCGAAACGATCGGGGAGAATGACTTTAAACTTACTGCGGAGAGTTTGGAAGCGAAGATTACTCCACGCTCCAAAGTTCTTATTCTGTGCTACCCGAGCAACCCGACGGGAAGCGTTATGACCCGAGAGGATTGGGAGCCGATCGCCAAGGTTGTAGAGAAACATGATCTTATTGTAATTTCAGACGAGATTTATGCGGAATTGTCTTATGGGATTAATCATGTCAGCTTTGCCTCACTGCCAGGTATGATGGACCGTACGATTCTGGTCAGCGGCTTCTCCAAAGCTTTTGCAATGACTGGATGGAGAATGGGCTATGCTTGCGGTCACCCTGATTTAATCTCTGCTATGCTTAAGATTCACCAGTACACTGTCATGTGTGCTCCTTCTATGGGTCAGGTGGCTGCTCTTGAGGCATTAACCAATGGGATGGAAGAGAAGGACCGAATGGTCGATTCATATAACCAACGGCGGAGGCTAATTGTTAAAGGTTTGCGTGATGCCGGATTGGAGTGCCATGAACCACAAGGTGCATTCTACGCTTTTCCTAGCGTGCGCAAAACGGGACTAACCTCTGATCAATTTGCACAAAGATTATTGCTTGAATACAAGGTTGCAGCCGTACCTGGAAGCGTATTTGGATTAGGTGGCGAAGGCTACTTACGTTGCTCTTATGCTACTTCAGTATCTCAACTTAATGAAGCTGTAGAACGCATTGGTGCTTTTGTCACACAATTGGAACGAGAGAGAATGGAATAG
- a CDS encoding Lrp/AsnC family transcriptional regulator, whose translation MKEMNELKRKVLELLKEDARTSTALLATLLGAEEEDVKTAIGQLEKDHVIVKYAAVVNWDKVDDEKVTALIEVQITPERGRGFEGIAERIYLYPQVKSVYLMSGAYDLLVEVEGRNLREVANFVSEKLSPIDSVLSTKTNFTLKKYKQDGIIFEEHEEDNRLMISP comes from the coding sequence ATGAAGGAAATGAATGAACTAAAGAGGAAAGTGCTGGAACTGCTTAAAGAGGACGCGAGAACATCTACTGCACTCTTAGCTACGCTGCTTGGCGCGGAAGAAGAAGACGTTAAGACAGCGATTGGACAATTAGAGAAAGACCATGTGATTGTAAAATATGCAGCTGTTGTAAACTGGGATAAAGTGGATGATGAAAAGGTAACCGCGCTGATCGAGGTACAGATTACGCCCGAACGGGGACGCGGCTTTGAGGGTATTGCCGAGAGAATCTACCTGTATCCACAAGTGAAATCCGTTTACCTGATGTCAGGTGCTTATGATCTTTTGGTGGAAGTGGAAGGCCGGAACTTACGTGAAGTGGCCAATTTTGTATCTGAGAAGCTGTCTCCGATTGATTCAGTACTCTCAACTAAAACGAACTTTACCCTTAAAAAATACAAACAGGATGGGATCATCTTCGAGGAGCATGAGGAAGACAACCGTCTGATGATCTCTCCATAA
- a CDS encoding spore coat protein: protein MNAQNSAAFMPDEDLMNTILCDLKRTVREYATAATESACPAVRRVFNDLTMNTLRLQGDLYTHMSQMNMYPAPAKALRQDVDKQLQTAQQMQQQTGQFVQQKTGQSVSFAHNPNAHLHSNVQHQPSHLM, encoded by the coding sequence ATGAACGCACAAAATTCAGCAGCATTTATGCCAGATGAGGATTTAATGAACACCATTTTGTGTGACTTGAAGCGGACGGTCCGTGAATATGCGACCGCTGCTACGGAATCGGCATGTCCAGCTGTTCGCCGGGTCTTTAATGACTTGACCATGAACACGCTCCGACTTCAAGGGGATCTTTATACGCATATGTCCCAAATGAATATGTATCCTGCCCCGGCAAAGGCATTGCGCCAAGATGTGGACAAGCAGCTGCAAACCGCACAGCAAATGCAACAACAAACAGGGCAGTTCGTTCAGCAAAAAACAGGACAATCTGTTTCTTTTGCTCACAATCCGAACGCTCATCTTCATTCGAATGTGCAGCATCAGCCCTCACATTTAATGTAA